DNA from Mustela lutreola isolate mMusLut2 chromosome 6, mMusLut2.pri, whole genome shotgun sequence:
cacgacctgagccgaaggcagacgcctggactgagccccccaggtgcccctacattatttttaaactatgaacTCAAGTGTACTGATGTGGCAGagttaatatttttcagaaaggtTCACTGCTGTTAAAGTCTCCTtcccacctacacacacacacacacacacacacacacacacacagctcactGCAGCACTTCTCTCCACACCGTTCTCCCACGCCTTTCTGCGCAGGGAGTGCAGTGGCTACTTATAGCCCCAGACCAAGCGTCTGCTTGCCCCGCTGGGTCCCGAGCACATCCCGTGACAGATCTCCCCTCCAGGGCCGGCTCACTTTTCTCTTCCCGGGTTTTCAGGATCGCTTACCCTGTGGTGCAGATGGCCACCCAGTCGGGAAAGAACGTGTACTTGACCGTCACCAAGGAGTCTGGGAACAGCGTGGTGCTGTTGTTCAAGATGATCAGCACCAGGGCGGCCAGCGGGCTCTACCGAGCAATAACGGAGACCCACGCTTTCTACAGGCAGGTAGCGCCCTGTACCCCACAACCTTAGCGTCGGTCCGCAGCTCCGGGTTTTCAGTGACAACAAGGGCCCTGTGGTTTCTGGTACCATTGTGTCCGTGGATCTTGTGCAGGACTTAGGAAATCCGCCGCTTTCCAACACTGGTCCTGCTCTGCTGTAGCACGGGGGTCCTTATCAACATGGTCCCACTCTCCCCACAGCACGTGCATGGGAACGAGCTGTGCACACACATCCCTGCTTCTCTGACCTTATTCCTTCACGGCGCCTCCTCGTTGGGCCTGACCCACAGCTGCTTTGCTCTTCCCCAGCAGGGTGACCTAAGTCGTCTCTGTGGGAGAGCGGCTACCCACCGATTACTGGGCACCCAGGAAGGATTTTCTAGCCACACTAGCGAAACCCTCATTTCGGAAGGTGCTTTAAAGCAGACTTGTGATTTGACCCAAATATGTGAGAAATTAAGGCTGAGAAATTTAATTGCATTCTTAACCTTTTTTCTGTTAAGATAGACATAAAAATTTTGGAGCAGAATGGAAAATTGGTGGGAATTTTTAGCATAAAGCCAGGAAAGAAGAACATGTCCTTTTTTTCTTGCCACGAGCTGTTTTTGACTGGAGCTCCTGTCCCCGGAGGTAGAGGCACACGCTCACTGTCCTCTCCATTGACGGCTGCTTTATCCCAGGTCCTCTGGGGACGCTGGAGAAACAGAGGTAGAATCATGGAAATGTTTAACACACATAACCCTGGAAGAATTTACTTCTGGGCATGCAGTAAAGAATACCAATGTCTGCTGACACGAACATTCTTAGGCATGGTAGCATCGGAAGGTCCGAATCATGGGAATACTGGGGCTTATGGTACTGAAGCGGACGTTCCGTCTGTCCCTGCAGGTGTGACACGGTGACCAGTGCCGTCATGATGCAGTACAGCCGAGACCTGAAGGGCCACTTGGCCTCTCTGTTTCTGAATGAAAATATTAACCTTGGCAAGAAGTACGTCTTCGATATTAAAAGAACGTCAAAGGAGGTGTATGACCATGCCAGGAGGGCTCTGTACAACGCCGGCGTTGTGGACCTCGTGTCGAGAAGCGAGCACAGCCCTCCCAGCTCCCCGCTTAAGTCCTCGGAGAGCAGCCTGAACTGCACCAGCTGTGAGGGCCTCAGCTGCCAGCAGACCAGGGCGCTGCAGGAGAAGCTGCGCAAGCTGAAGGAGGCCATGCTGTGCATGGTGTGCTGTGAGGAGGAGATCAACTCGGCCTTCTGCCCCTGTGGCCACACCGTGTGCTGTGAAGGCTGCGCCGCCCAGCTGCAGGTGAGGGGTGCTCGGcggccgcccctccccctgctcaccgTCAGTGAGCACCTGCCGGCTGCCCGGTTGGAGCCGGGATGCCCAGCCCCACCTGCACCGCCAGGGTGGGGGCTTCCTGTGTGGGGACTTCAAAGGTACTGCTCTTGGGAAACACCCTGGATCAGCGCACTGTTTCCAACAGTGTCATTGCTCTACATCGTAGACCCTTTCTAGGTTCTGGAAACGAGGCTCAGACTCCCACGGTAACATCTCATGAGCGGGTGAACGGGAGGCTAGGACCATTGCTCCCCACTTCCTGACACTGAGGGGCAGTGTCTTTatgatttacttaaaatattggaaaaagaaatctgagaagCGGTAGTTAGAGCATCTGAGAAGCGGTAGTTAGAGCTCACTTTCCATTCTGTGGAGGGATTGTCGGCTGTGGTTATCTGTGATTAATTTCCTCTTATTGCTGCATATGCCTCGAGGGGGCATCCTGGATTGGCTCTTAGGTAACAAGTCaaactaattttaatattaatacaatcaacaaaagcaactcacgtatgtttttctttttcacaccTTACATTTTCCGCTaacaatagtcttttcaacatGTCATTTCTAAGAACTGGTTGCTAAATgtcactgtggttttattttaaaattagcccCAAACACTATCTAGTCCTTCAAAAGCTGCTCATTTCGGAACTATTTTTATGGTTATATACTGAGCTGGCAGGACGCCTTTGTCCTTCCTGAGAGTAGATAATGAGTTACTAACAAGGAGTTTCTTTTCCAGGGACAGTAGGTCAAGGACttgcctttccccacccccacatggTTGGACCCCTCACATGGTTGGACCCCCATGCCTAACGCTCCCCTGTGGCTGAGGGAGGGCCATGCTTGCTGAGAAGCCAGCTGGGGATACGAAGCTGTGACATGGGATTCAGAGCAGAGCCAAGTTCATGGGCCACATGGCATCAGTCTAGCTGCCCTGGCCCGGGTCAGCCCCCTGAGCCAGGGACACCCAGACTCTGGAAGGGTCTCAGCTCCCCTACATCCCACTGCCAGAGGGTCGCAACTCTGCCCTTGCAGGGAGCACAGCCTCACCACACAGCAAGAATTCGTGCTAATCACTTTACTCGTCGTGCCTGGGTTAGAATGAGATGAAAAACCTAATAATTTACCTGCGGTTTGtactttttcataatattttgaaTCCTTAGTAAGGTATAGACTTTCAAACCTGTTGGAAAGCAAAGATATCCGGGCtcctgggttggctcagttggtgtggcatctgccttcagctcgggtcacagtccagggtcctgggatcgaaccccgcatcgggctctctgcctagtagggagcctgcttctccctctgcccttccccctgctcatgcatgctttctctctctctctctctctgtatcaaataaataaataaaatctttaaaaaggagagagaaacgaCAAAGATCTCTACCCCTTGAGATCTAGAAATAGTCGCGGCCATAAGTTACATAGCAGACGGACTAGAGTAGGTGCCGCTCGTGAGCCCTGAACACACATCCTCGGAGGCGTCCTAACGAGTGACGTCCCTTCTCTCTTGCAGTCGTGTCCGGTCTGCAGGTCGCGGGTGGAGCACGTGCAGCACGTCTATCTGCCGACCCACACCAGTCTGCTCAACCTGACCGTAATCTGACGGGTTGTGCCCTTCACGGGACATGCCACGTTTCCACGGACCGCACTGCTACTTAACTACACAAATGATAGATCGTGGAGAAAACAAAAAGCTCGACGCGCCCATCTGCCATgcaacatttaaaaaaggaagaaaaggacaaatCGAGTTTTCCTCCCCGCCAAAGCATACCACGTGTAGAGTCCGCGCCGGTGGTGGTGGGGCCGGGAAGAGTTCTGGACATGGACACGTTCCCTGGACTCAATCTTCTCATCATCCAGTTAGAGGAATAAGTAGGATCTGTGATGTCAGTTAAGTGGCAGCAGAGCCAAAAAGTGGGTACCTTTTAGGAAAGATGTTGTGAAGTCCCCTGATGTATCCCGAGGTAAGTTTCCTACGTGGCAGCAAATTTTGT
Protein-coding regions in this window:
- the MYLIP gene encoding E3 ubiquitin-protein ligase MYLIP, whose amino-acid sequence is MLCYVTRPDAVLMEVEVEAKANGEDCLNQVCRRLGIIEVDYFGLQFTGSKGESLWLNLRNRISQQMDGLAPYRLKLRVKFFVEPHLILQEQTRHIFFLHIKETLLAGHLQCSPEQAVELSALLAQTKFGDYNQNTAKYSYEELCAKELSSTTLNSIVAKHKELEGTSQASAEYQVLQIVSAMENYGIEWHSVRDSEGQKLLIGVGPEGISICKDDFCPINRIAYPVVQMATQSGKNVYLTVTKESGNSVVLLFKMISTRAASGLYRAITETHAFYRCDTVTSAVMMQYSRDLKGHLASLFLNENINLGKKYVFDIKRTSKEVYDHARRALYNAGVVDLVSRSEHSPPSSPLKSSESSLNCTSCEGLSCQQTRALQEKLRKLKEAMLCMVCCEEEINSAFCPCGHTVCCEGCAAQLQSCPVCRSRVEHVQHVYLPTHTSLLNLTVI